The nucleotide sequence GGTAGCTTGCTACCTGGGCTCTCAAGTGTCGCCCATGCGTTGCACTATTGCAAGGGCCTGGCGCACCCCACCAAATCAAATCTAAATTTCAGCACTGGCCTTGATTTGTATTGCTTTATTAGTATATATTTTAACGCTTAGATTATACGGTAGACTACAAAAATGTTACTGACTCAAGTAATATTCACTATTCAATTAAATGAATACGAAGAAAGACTCTTGCTTTAGAATATGGACGTATTTATAGTAGACAAGGCAATATTTATCTCCCTGTTTTAGTCGGGCGACTATCGTATTGCTCGCCAAGGAAAAGAATTGATATCATAGATCAAATTTTGTCGTCCAATCCTTCGACTTATCTCAATCTCAAAAGCTAGCTCAAACTATGATCCGCATTTCTGATTAGTACTTCTCTGGGAATTCTCTACTTGaaagtttgaacttcagaattttATTGGTGCCATTGTGCACTTTTCTAGCCAAATGAGAAACTGTCTATTTATGAAAACAACCTAAAGCACAAAAGGGAAATATTTTAAAGTTATGGTTTCTTTTTGTATTACTTTCTGGAGTCCCGTTACTACAAGATAAAAGCACTATTGTGTCTCAAATTTTATAGAGAATACAATAATACATTATGATGTTATTTTTCTTCACGTTGTAATATTATGTATTTCATAAAAAAGGAACACATTTAAGGGTTGAGAAGACATACTTAGAAAAAAGATCTTGTAAATGTAAAGAGAGTGTTTTCTCTTTCTTCATTAGTTGATTAATCCCACACCGGCCAATACAAACAGAGAATGAACAAATGCTGTAGAATAAAATATGAGCTGGTCTGACAAATTAACATACTTACCTGGACGGGGTCAATGGGCGATCAAAAAGACTCATGGCCTAGGCTTGTGACCTCCATTGCACTTTGGAGGGGTGCTAGCCTAAGGTCGGCCCAAGTGGTCGAGCCTACGTCATAATTTGTGGTAGTGGGGGCCTGCGTTCGCGCGGCCCCTATCCAATCCTCAGTTCAAATTTTGTGGTCCGTTCCagttttagttttagtttaaggtCGGCAAAGCAAACTCTTGTCGCTACTGAAATCCCAGGAGAGCGTTATTGCATAAGTGTTATATCCTTTGTTATTTGGAGACTAGGATCTTCCAATTACATCTAATACAATATGGTAAATGAAATTTTATCTAAAATTATTCTCTTTCCTAATattttatattgttgttattttgttttCGCCAAATGGTTTCTGCCCACTTAAACTTGTTGGGTATTTAAAAGTCGATACATAaacattttactttttcttttaaacACTCAAACTCATTTTTCCCGCAACTAATAAACACAATTGACAAGAGACCATACGTGTCCATCCAGTCATCAAATGACCAATGGATGGTCTTACATGTCGCGTGAAAACCATAACCCAACAAATTTGGGTCCCTTCCAAAATCGATCATAAATCACTCACCCGTTTTTTTTCCTTATATTATATGTTAATCTCGTTTTGATCGAGCTTCGTTTGGTCCAAGTGATGCAAAACTTAGCTTCAACTCCACAATGACAATATAcaactttttatcattttcatggtccggagaaagaaaaaaaattagaattggaGCTTCAGATTTTACAAAATTGAGGAATGGAGCTTCAAATTTTAAAAATGGAGGAAGATGGTATTTTAGAAAGAATGAATAAGAATATACTTAAATACAACCCATTTTATACCGTTGGACGTTGGGAAAGAGGCTTTCACGCTCCTATGCGTCGTGCGACCTGCTGATTAGGATCAACTGACGCTACCTGAACATGGTCAATGATCAAATGTGTTTATTAGTAACGGGAAAAATGAGTTCGATTGTTCGAATGAGATAATTGAAACTTTATGTATCAGCTTGTAAAAAACCCGATCAAATTTAAGTGGCTAGGAAGCCATTTCGCTTTTTCTTTAAGACTTACCCAAATTATTCCTATATAAACAGAAGCTAGTGCTTATATTATTCCTATATAAGTTTGTTTTTACAATCCCGAATCAATTTAAGCACTTACGTTTGTCATGAAATTGAAACACGTGAAGTCACTTTAATAAAACCCATGAATTTGATGTTTGTTCGACTAACAGACTCTTAAATGTCTATTTTCAAATTTGCCTCTCAGAACAAGTTACAAGCAAATGTGTCTCTAAATTCTGTTCCTATCACATCTTTAATCTGTGTATCTACTACTACTAGTATTTCCATACAACAATAATCCCACAGCTGAGATTATCAACAAAGAATCATGTATAAAACCAGAAGTTTGATTAAATTAAGCCACTCTTTTATAGTTTGGAGTTCACATTATTTGCTGAATAATGATTATGGCCGCATTTTGAGGCGTCCATTCCTTTCAAGAACATATTCAAAACCAAAATCACCTATTCAAAAACATATACAGTCAAAACCCCACTTAGAATCTACCACAAGACAGTCCATTTGTAGCTTTAACAAAATGATTATGACATTAGGCCGTCAAGGCAAAGTTATAGAAGCTAGGAAGGTGTTCGACGAAATGCCTCGAAGAGATGTTGTTTCTTATGCTTCAATGATTACTGTTTATTTAAAACATAAGGATCTTCCTAAAGCTGAGAGGTTGTTTTATTCCATGCCTGAGAGAAATGTAGTGTCTGATTCTGCTATGGTTCATGCATATGCTAAAGTTGGCAGACTCGATGAGGCTCGAAGAATCTTTGAGCGAATGCCTGATAGAAACGTTTATGCGTGGACCAGTTTGATTTCTGGGTATTTTCAGAACCGTAGAGTGGATGAAGCTCGAAAGTTGCTTCAAGAAATGCCTGAGAAAAATGTGGTTACCTGGACTACAGCAATGGTGGGCTTTGCTCAAAATGGTTTGATTACTGAGGCACGACGTATTTTTGATCAGATTCCTCAGAAAAATGTCATTGTTTGGACGGCGATGATCAAGGCTTATGTTGAAGATAGTCAGGTGGATCAAGCTCTTGAGCTCTTTGATAAGATGCCTGAACGTAATTTATATTCTTGGAATGTTATGATTCAAGGTTGTTTACATGATAACAGGGTGAACAAAGCTTTGGAACTATTTAACGCAATGCCATGGAAAAATGCAGTTTCTTGGACAACTATCGTTACTGGTCTTGCGAGAAATGGGTTGATAGAATTGGCAAGAGAGTACTTTGATCAAATGCCAAATAAGGATCCAGCTGCGTGGAACGCTATGATAACGGCCTATGTTGATGAAGGTCTAGTGTCTACGGCCAATGAACTTTTTGATTTGATGCCTAATAAAGATATTGTAAGTTGGAATGTAATGATTGACGGGTACGCAAAAAGTGGCCTTGAGGGTGAAGCATTGAAGTGTTTCATTCTCATGCTTCGGTCGGGCTTAAGGCCTAATCAGACTACTCTTACCAGTGTAGTGACCTCGTGTGTGGGCATCTTGGAGTTATTGCAAGCACATGTTCTTGTTTTACTGCTAGGATTTGACCAAGACACTTCGCTTAATAATGCTCTCGTCACCATGTACTCCAGATGTGGAGATATAAACTCATCATTGATCACTTTTGAGAATCTCAAAGTAAAGGATGTTGTTTCATGGACTGCAATGATACTGGCATATGCTAATCATGGTCTTGGAAACCAAGCATTACAAGCCTTCGCGCAAATGCTAAGGTCCGGTAACAAGCCAGATGAGATCACTTTTGTGGGACTTTTGTCAGCTTGTAGTCATGCCGGTCTTGTTAAGAAAGGTCGAAAGTTTTTCGAGTCTATGAGACACGCCTATGGTTTAAAACCGAGGGCTGAGCATTATTGTTGCCTTGTCGACATTTTAGGTCGTGGTAAGTTAGTTGATGAGGCTATGAAGGTGGTGCACGAGATGCCTCCGGAGGAATGTGATGGTGCTGTTCTAGGGGCTTTACTCGGCGCTTGCAAGTTGCACGGAGATGTTGGAGTAGCGAACCAGATCTGCGATGAAATAGTAGAGCGCGAACCAGGTAACTCAGGAGCTTATGTACTAATGGCAAATGCTTATGCTGCTTCTGGGAGATGGGGTGATTTTGCGCAAGtaagaaagaaaatgaaggagAGAAATGTGAAGAAAGTACCCGGTATTAGTGAAATAGAAGTCAATGGGAAAAATCACATATTTTTTGTGGGAGACAAGTCTCACCCCGAGAAGAAGGAGATTTACATCTTGCTTAAAGACAATTTATTGCCTCTAATGCAAGAGATGATTTAGAGAAATCAAAGAGATGcattgaaggggagccttggcgtaactaggGATTGACGAATATGATTTGAACCATTTGTTCATGTAAGTTTTGAAGAAAGGCGACCAAGTCAGTTATATTAACCTAATAAGTTGTACTATGGGATTAACCAACCACCAAATCATGAAGAAAAAGTGTGAGAAGATGCGCTTAGCAGCGTTATTTTATGTTCCAAGAACCAATGTAGAAGTGTCATGTACTGGCTAATATGGCGTGATGCTGAAAGCTCGAGTTGAAGTGAAGAAAAAGGTATACCAGGAATATTTCTCATTTTTAGCACTATACATGCTACATTATCAAGTAGTTTATCTGGTTGTTAAAGTCCCTTCTAGGAATTGGAATCAACTTTCCAATATATCATACTGCTCTTGTTTGCTATTTGCATTCTCTCTCACAGTTCTTTTCTAGTTAGAACGTTGAAACTTGTCAGATAGAGTATATCCAGAAATCCTATCCACAATCTACTCTTTGTCCTCAAGAGCACTTTGTATGCttcaatttcatatgaaaattgAGTTATCATGCAGCTATGATAGGATATGATATTAGAATGATATCTGAATCCACCTTTACAACTCCAGTGAGGAAAGTTGAATTTGCTTAATGGTCTGTGACTCTGTGCGATATCTCtgcaacaactacaacaacaaacccagtggaatcccacaagtggggcttggggagggtaatgtatacgcaaaccttacctctaccttATGAAGGTGGAGAGGCTATGTGCGATATCTCTGCATATGCCAGTATTCTGATGTAAAGAAAAGGATATCCCAATTTTAAATAAGTTTATTTTAAGGAACATGTTGCTGATGCTTAAAAGTTTAGGACTTTTCTCCTAGaaataattctttcatatttcGGGTCAAATTATACTTCATCACACCTTATAGCTTCCACTTATTATGAGTTTCTCTTGCAAACTAAAGCTATTGATAATGCATTTTGGCTTGGTACTTCTATCATTAGCTGGCCTATTTATTTGAATTATGGTTTTAGCTAGCTATTATCATGTCAAGCTACTTCGTGGTGTTTTCTTGTTGCTATCAGACTATGGCTAAGATGAACCTTCTCAAAGGAGAATTTGAGAACCAGTTGAACATAGCTCAAAGTAGCTCATGTATTTTATTCTTTCAATATAAAGGTCAGCCCGATGCACGATGCATCTTTCATGCAGGGTCTCGGGAAGGGTCGCATCTCATGGGGAGTGTGATATAGGCAGGGTATGTGGAAGAACCGCACCTTAATGGGTGTGATGCAGACAACCTACCCTGATGCAAGTATCAGTAGCTGAttctacggctcgaacccgtgaccatCACAAAATATAACTTTACCGTTAGCCTGACACgtttcccaacaactggtatcagagcacagacaATGTAATTCTGGTAAAAAAGTACGTTATCAGTGCAGGtactattcacaagaatagtgcGACATTATTGATCATCGTTATTATtcacataaattatttttgtgaaaaATAGCATCGGAAGAAGGGAATGTTAATATTGACAAGTTCAATGGTAAATATTTTGAATTCTAAAAAATACAAATAGAGGATTATTTGTACCAGAAAAGATTACACTTACCTCTAACCGAGGTAAAACCAGAGAATATGGCCAAAGCGGATTGGGATCTATTAGATCGCCAAGCTCTTCGTGCGATTCGTTTGACGCTAACACGAAATGAGACGTTTAACATCATTAACGAGAAGACCACTGCATGCTTGATGAAGGCATTATCAAATATGTACGAGAAGCCATCTACTTCAAATAATGTCTATTTGATGCGTCGATTGTTCAACTTAAAGATGAAAAAAGGTGGATCTGTCACGGAACATATCAATGAGTTTAATGTaatattaactcagttgagttaTGTCAATATAATATTCGATAATGAAATCAGGGCATTGATTCTACTATAATCTTTATCGGAAAGTTGGTCTGCAATAGTAATTGCAGTTAGCAGTTCATCGGGAAGTACCAAACTCAAATTGGATGATATTAGAGACTTGCTTCTAAGTGAAGATATTTGCCAGAGAGAATCAAGTGATTCCCCAGGATTTGCTTTGAATACCGAAAGCAGGGGGAGAAATAGCCAAAGAGGACAAAGTCATGGTCGTGGCAGATCAAAGTCAAGGAGAATAGGAAAATTCAAAAATCGCAAAGACATTATGTGTTGGAATTGCGATAAAAAGGGTCACTACAATAGTCAGTGATGATAATTCAGCAAATGCAATTGCTGAACAAGTTGGTGATGTACTAATTTGTTTTATAGACAGTCCAGTCGAATCTTGGATTCTCGACTTAAGTGCATCATTTCACTCTACATCATGCAAAGAATTATCGCATAATTATATTGCTGGAAAATTTGGGATAGTTTATCTAGCAGACGGCGAACCTCTAGACATTGTCGCGAAATGTGAAGTTCATATAAAGGCTTCACAAGGCACGCTATGAAAATTGCAAAATGTCTGACATGTTCCTAACctcaagaaaaatctgatatctATGGGTCAGATTGACAGTGAAGGATATACAACAATATTCGGTAACGGATCGTGGAAGATAACTAAAGAAAATTTGACTGTGGCACGAGGCTTTAAGAAGGGAACATTGTGTGCAACTGCGATACAGAGAGATATTATAGCAACAATTGATCATGGTCGTGATACAACATTGTGGCACCGAAGGCTCGggcatatgagtgagaagggaatGAAGTTGTTGGCATCCAAAGAAAAGTTGCCAAACCTAAAGCAAGTTGAATTAGGTTTGTGCGAAGATTGCATTTACGGGAAACAGaagagagttagtttctcaaagGTGGGAAGGACGCCAAAGAAAGAGAAGCTGGAACTAGTGCATACAGATGTGTGGGGACCAGCTCTTGTAACCTTCGTTGATGATTCCACAAGAAAGGTAtgggtttattttctgaaaaataaatctcATGTGTTTGTTACCTTTAAAAGATGGAAAGCTGAAGTTGAAAAACATAACCCTGAATGAACGAGCCAGAAGTATGAAAATACATTTTGGATTGCCGAAGTATTTTTGGGTTGAGGCTATTAACACGGAAGCTTACCTCATAAACATGGGACCCTCTATACCACTGGATTTTGAAATTTCTGTAGAGGTATGGACATGAAAGGAGGTAACTCTCTCATATCTGAAATTTTTTGGGTGTGTTGCTTATGTGCATGTAAACTCTAATGATAAAGATAAGCTTGATCCTAAGGCCAAGAAATGTTTCTTTATTGGCtatggtgatgataattttggttatcaattttgggatgatcagaatagaaagatcctaagacacatgaatgtcacatttaatgaaaatGTGATGTACAAAGACAAGCTCGAAGTAGAACCAACCAGCACCAGAAGACGGACATCTAAAACAGTTTAGTTAGaagaaatatcagaaaataaAGGGGCTAGAGAGACTACAACTGGATCTGAAATTGAAGATACCGAACCAGAAGCCGAATCTGGATCAGAATCAGAATCAGAACCAGAATCAGAGATAGAAATAGATGGAGAACCATTTTTGGAGTCAGGACTTGAATCAAATTCGGGATCAGTTAATCCTGAACCTACTTTGAGGAGATCTAAAAGAGTCACGAATGCTccagataggttaactctctctctCCACTATTTACTTCTGACTGATGCTGGAGAACCAAAgcattttgttgaagcaatgcaggtgataagctctgataagtggaagctagccatgaaagaagagatgaattctcttcaaaagaataaaacatggatacttacagagttaccaaaaggaaagaaggcattGCAAAGCAAGTGGGTGTACAGGGTCAAGGAAGATCAGGATGGTAAGACGAGATACAAAGCACGATTAATAGTAAAAGGCTTTCAGCAGAAGGAAGGGATTGACTACACCAAGATCTTCTCTCCTgtagtcaaattaactactatcagGTTGGTGCTAAGTATCGTAGCTGCAGAAAATTTGCATTTGGAGTAGCTAGATGTTAAAATTGCTTTCTTGCATGGTGACCTTGAAGAAGACATCTACATGAAGCAACCTAAAGGTTTTCAAGTTTCTGGTAAACAAACCTTGTGTGTAAGTTGCAGAagagtttgtatggtttgaaacaagcacCCCGATAATAGTACAAgaaatttgatggattcatgcataataatggtttcacacgatgtgagatggaccattgttattatatcaaaaatcttgatAAATCCTATATCATTTACTGTTgtacgttgatgatatgctaattgcaGGATTTAGCATAAATGAGATCAACAGGGTTAAGCAACAATTGGCGGAGGAGTTtaaaatgaaagacttaggaccagCTAAGCAAATGCTTAGGATGAGGATTAGTAAAAACATGTCTGAAGGAACCTTAAAATTGTCTCAAGAAAAGTACATACAAAAGGTGCTAAGCAGGTTCAGTCTTCATGATGCAAAGACCAAAAGCACTCCACTCGGAAGCCATCTTAATCTGTCAAAGGGCCAATCACCTAAGACAAATGAAAAAAGGAAGTACATGTCCAAAGTTCCATATGCTTTAGcagtaggaagtttgatgtatgctatggtttgcactagacctgACATAGCCCCTGCAGTTGGATTTATCAGTAGATACATGTcaaatccagaaaatgagcattgggaaggtgtaaaatggatattgcgatatctcaaaggcacctcaggtatggcactttgttttaaaaagagtaatattatcttacaaggttttgctGATGCAAATTTAGGCGGCGATCTGGATAGTCGAAAAAGTACCACAGGCTACGTGTTCATCTTGGGTGGTACTGCTGTTAGCTGGATGTCCAGACTTCAGAAAAGTGTTGCTCTATCTACCACTGAAGTAGAGTACATGGAAATCTCAGAAGCTGGAAAGGAGATGATTTGGCTTAAGAATTTTCTTACAGAGCTAGGTAAAGAGCAGGACAATTGTGAGCTTTTCAGCGATAGCCAGAGTGcaattcatcttgccaagaatccagtgtttcatgcaaGATCGAAGCATATCCAGTTAAGGTATCATCATATCCGAGAGTTGATAAGTGAAGAAACTCTTTCCATGCAGAAGATACCAGGATCAAAGAACCCGTCAAAtatgttgaccaaagttgtcgGTGTTGACAAACTGAGGCTGTGCACTGCCTCAGTTAGCCTTCAAGACTGATAGCATGAAGGCGCCACCATAGAAtagcaaatcttttttttaatttctttcttgatgtaACATAGGTTTGAGGATAAATTTATGATGTAAGCACTTACATTGACATTCCTATGATGTAAGTGCTTACATAAGCATTCCTATGATATAAGCGCTTACCTCGGCACggcattcaaatgcctataaaaggggtatgcattttcatttgtaaatcatccctcaacttcttctttctctcttcaattaataaagagctattctttgtgtggtcgtggagtaggcaaaattgATGAACCACGTAAATTTTGTCTTGTCATGTAcaatttattgcttttctcttttaaatattttctccttctatTAGCCTGACACGTTTTCCAACATCGTCGACATAAATACAAAT is from Nicotiana tabacum cultivar K326 chromosome 18, ASM71507v2, whole genome shotgun sequence and encodes:
- the LOC107796018 gene encoding uncharacterized protein LOC107796018, producing the protein MYKTRSLIKLSHSFIVWSSHYLLNNDYGRILRRPFLSRTYSKPKSPIQKHIQSKPHLESTTRQSICSFNKMIMTLGRQGKVIEARKVFDEMPRRDVVSYASMITVYLKHKDLPKAERLFYSMPERNVVSDSAMVHAYAKVGRLDEARRIFERMPDRNVYAWTSLISGYFQNRRVDEARKLLQEMPEKNVVTWTTAMVGFAQNGLITEARRIFDQIPQKNVIVWTAMIKAYVEDSQVDQALELFDKMPERNLYSWNVMIQGCLHDNRVNKALELFNAMPWKNAVSWTTIVTGLARNGLIELAREYFDQMPNKDPAAWNAMITAYVDEGLVSTANELFDLMPNKDIVSWNVMIDGYAKSGLEGEALKCFILMLRSGLRPNQTTLTSVVTSCVGILELLQAHVLVLLLGFDQDTSLNNALVTMYSRCGDINSSLITFENLKVKDVVSWTAMILAYANHGLGNQALQAFAQMLRSGNKPDEITFVGLLSACSHAGLVKKGRKFFESMRHAYGLKPRAEHYCCLVDILGRGKLVDEAMKVVHEMPPEECDGAVLGALLGACKLHGDVGVANQICDEIVEREPGNSGAYVLMANAYAASGRWGDFAQVRKKMKERNVKKVPGISEIEVNGKNHIFFVGDKSHPEKKEIYILLKDNLLPLMQEMI